In the genome of Eschrichtius robustus isolate mEscRob2 chromosome 12, mEscRob2.pri, whole genome shotgun sequence, one region contains:
- the LOC137773119 gene encoding cathelicidin-6-like encodes METQRASLALGRWPLWLLLLGLVVPLVSAQALSYREAVLRAVDRLNEQSSEANLYRLLELDPPPKADEDPDTPKPVSFTVKETVCPRTSQQPPEQCDFKENGLVKQCVGTVTLDQVKGQMNITCDEVQSVGRFSRLRKRIRKVWRKIGPIVGPVIGYFG; translated from the exons ATGGAGACTCAGAGGGCCAGCCTTGCCCTGGGGCGGTGGCCACTGTGGCTACTGCTGCTGGGACTAGTGGTGCCCTTGGTCAGCGCCCAGGCCCTCAGCTACAGGGAAGCTGTGCTCCGTGCTGTGGATCGCCTCAACGAGCAGTCCTCAGAAGCTAATCTCTACCGCCTCCTGGAGCTGGACCCACCTCCCAAGGCC GACGAGGACCCGGACACCCCGAAGCCTGTAAGCTTCACGGTGAAGGAGACCGTGTGCCCCAGGACATCGCAGCAGCCCCCGGAGCAGTGTGACTTCAAGGAGAAtggg CTGGTGAAACAGTGTGTGGGGACAGTCACTCTGGACCAGGTCAAGGGCCAAATGAACATCACCTGTGATGAG GTGCAGAGTGTTGGGAGATTTAGTCGGCTGCGTAAGAGGATCCGAAAAGTTTGGCGGAAAATTGGTCCGATAGTTGGCCCGGTAATCGGCTATTTTGGGTAA